Proteins encoded in a region of the Zea mays cultivar B73 chromosome 4, Zm-B73-REFERENCE-NAM-5.0, whole genome shotgun sequence genome:
- the LOC103653187 gene encoding uncharacterized protein isoform X2, which translates to MNKKKRRRRRQQQGGRPVLVTFYVTQPRDRGGSTASSSSHHHHHNRQERHDDHHRRSHGGSGGRPGMQRRRRNDGKAQSGDRRADLLEYSRQLRALARQTASATTPVSSIPPPPPPRCRDTDTIMAAVGVHSEEQQGAPAVNHRLGRAMSQQQQVRPRCFGGDGWSWKKVLVLVLPSHSESRRPRRSNRDDSEKNVKINQTGRAAASSLLVGKLTVCKGRRDRSGLLKPLMSLFQKRPR; encoded by the exons ATGAACAAGAagaagcggcggcggcggcggcagcagcagggtggGAGGCCTGTGCTGGTGACGTTCTACGTGACACAGCCAAGGGACCGCGGCGGCTccacggcgtcgtcgtcgtcgcatcACCACCACCACAACAGGCAGGAGCGTCACGATGACCACCACCGTCGCTCGCATGGCGGTAGTGGTGGTCGTCCTGGCATGCAGCGGCGGCGACGGAACGACGGCAAAGCCCAGAGCGGTGACCGGCGGGCGGACCTGCTCGAGTACTCGCGGCAGCTGAGGGCgttggcgcggcagacggcgtcggcGACCACGCCTGTAAGCTCCataccaccgccgccgccgccgcgttgtCGGGACACGGACACAATCATG GCCGCTGTTGGTGTTCATAGCGAAGAGCAGCAGGGAGCTCCAGCTGTGAATCATCGGCTGGGGCGCGCGATGAGCCAGCAGCAGCAGGTCCGCCCGCGTTGCTTCGGTGGTGACGGCTGGAGCTGGAAGAAGGTGCTCGTGCTCGTCCTCCCTTCCCACAGCGAGAGCAGGCGTCCAAGAAGGAGCAACCGTGATGACAGCGAAAAGAACGTCAAGATCAATCAGACGGGCCGGGCGGCTGCGTCGTCGTTGCTGGTCGGCAAGCTGACG GTTTGCAAGGGCAGACGAGACCGTAGCGGGTTACTGAAGCCGCTCATGTCCTTGTTTCAGAAGCGGCCACGATAG
- the LOC103653187 gene encoding uncharacterized protein isoform X1 has product MNKKKRRRRRQQQGGRPVLVTFYVTQPRDRGGSTASSSSHHHHHNRQERHDDHHRRSHGGSGGRPGMQRRRRNDGKAQSGDRRADLLEYSRQLRALARQTASATTPVSSIPPPPPPRCRDTDTIMAAVGVHSEEQQGAPAVNHRLGRAMSQQQQVRPRCFGGDGWSWKKVLVLVLPSHSESRRPRRSNRDDSEKNVKINQTGRAAASSLLVGKLTQVCKGRRDRSGLLKPLMSLFQKRPR; this is encoded by the exons ATGAACAAGAagaagcggcggcggcggcggcagcagcagggtggGAGGCCTGTGCTGGTGACGTTCTACGTGACACAGCCAAGGGACCGCGGCGGCTccacggcgtcgtcgtcgtcgcatcACCACCACCACAACAGGCAGGAGCGTCACGATGACCACCACCGTCGCTCGCATGGCGGTAGTGGTGGTCGTCCTGGCATGCAGCGGCGGCGACGGAACGACGGCAAAGCCCAGAGCGGTGACCGGCGGGCGGACCTGCTCGAGTACTCGCGGCAGCTGAGGGCgttggcgcggcagacggcgtcggcGACCACGCCTGTAAGCTCCataccaccgccgccgccgccgcgttgtCGGGACACGGACACAATCATG GCCGCTGTTGGTGTTCATAGCGAAGAGCAGCAGGGAGCTCCAGCTGTGAATCATCGGCTGGGGCGCGCGATGAGCCAGCAGCAGCAGGTCCGCCCGCGTTGCTTCGGTGGTGACGGCTGGAGCTGGAAGAAGGTGCTCGTGCTCGTCCTCCCTTCCCACAGCGAGAGCAGGCGTCCAAGAAGGAGCAACCGTGATGACAGCGAAAAGAACGTCAAGATCAATCAGACGGGCCGGGCGGCTGCGTCGTCGTTGCTGGTCGGCAAGCTGACG CAGGTTTGCAAGGGCAGACGAGACCGTAGCGGGTTACTGAAGCCGCTCATGTCCTTGTTTCAGAAGCGGCCACGATAG